One region of Anaerolineae bacterium genomic DNA includes:
- a CDS encoding DNRLRE domain-containing protein — protein MGIMLLVAGVLILLVAGGAQAGRAIRDYTMPSLRPHEAQDVVEAVTPPPITNPGIYVFLDTTHLRPSDYPGVVVGGHNAFQWKRIETSYGYYDWSRVDTWIEQEAALGKPVGLAINTYEGVSGGNVSPSWIPTIVCTDYYGNPHAIPNYWSSEYQTNFRNLIMAFGARYNNDPRVAWVEVSTGAYGENQPAPDYFDACLISAGYGDQGAWEQVVKNIITWYRQAFPNKPLMTQHYPRFRSDSERVHIADYAATLYVGFKGDGLIPDRDKALRRDDPSHPQYRSFLDDPAVSYSDTVPIGFETYRFYLPDDTLLYWAILNALDKHADYLTLDENVLKDVAGGTSIWPILRFANAHLGRDVHDTPDVWVALRESGYTYYPQWGNYRFFLEQDNDAPGGRTVPLTWRPAGTGPYQIQNPNVEAGQSFLGTTKEGWICRRTDQASGNPFMYFDVDDRYLFGGSNVVSVTVTYFDRGTDTWTLEYDSADGITKSAGTVTKTNSNTWKTQTFTLEDAHFANRQPAGNDFRINSNGDGDEIVHFVILKRLTEPTPTPTATSTSTPTGTPPTPTPTPTITNTPTPTPIPTTVCFRQGDGGYAGSIDANISGYTPDLNDGSGNFIRLKSDGAIASLLKFDVSSIPSDRYVVDARLSVYASQRDKPYPVYVSSYQVLKEWVESEVTWRIARTGVPWSVPGCNGIGTDRLGTSTDTRLLDGEGIWVEFNVTDMARDWVAHPENNHGLILIATGPVTLQYNLLSSEFWTTSFRPRLCVSYLPPPPTATPTATPTATATHTPTGTPTHTPTPSVTPTPSATATATATATSTPTATPTPTTGIIAGTVWNDLNGNGIKDEGEPGLPGATVTLKDRFGTVLQTWVTASNGLYRFSGLNPGIYIVTETNPPGFQSTTLDEWWVTVIANWTVTVNFGDWIPAPTATPTRTPTSTPTITPTPTVSPTPTITGTPTRTPTITPTGTHTLTPTPTVTGTQVPTATPTRTPLPPGMLDLSGAVPAACGVSYAGDTRGAPARVDTYSCIPSWPEAGPEQVYILTTSVTQDITVTLSYVAPTEVDVFMLDAPYGTNCVDGGFGDTFAVLRNAPPKTYYIVVDTFSGFGTPAPGPYLLNITCPAGPFPTPTPTHTATATPTPTATPGNVLLPLIIRLYPIPTPTPTVTHTFTPSPTPTLAATPIPTTVVLQQGGGGYSGTLDTWISTWDGTANYEGQPLLTFRGGDRDRMSMLLRFDVSAIPADAHIVEARLDLFATDVFNPAGTWAGSYAVRREWVPGEVSWLYARSGVMWGDGGCNLPPEDRDADPTDLVFIEGENTWFSWDITSMVQEWVAGTKPNYGLIIRCPGTPVSANVQHDFMASEGSPVELRPKLTIRYWTVP, from the coding sequence GTGGGAATCATGTTGCTGGTGGCGGGAGTGCTCATCTTGCTGGTGGCCGGCGGCGCCCAGGCCGGCCGCGCCATCCGCGACTATACGATGCCTTCCCTTCGGCCGCATGAAGCCCAGGATGTGGTCGAGGCGGTCACCCCGCCCCCCATTACCAATCCGGGCATCTACGTCTTTCTGGATACTACCCATCTGCGCCCCAGCGATTACCCCGGCGTCGTGGTGGGAGGCCACAACGCCTTCCAGTGGAAGCGCATCGAGACCTCCTACGGCTACTATGATTGGAGCCGCGTCGATACCTGGATCGAGCAGGAAGCGGCGCTGGGCAAACCCGTGGGGCTGGCCATCAACACCTATGAGGGGGTGAGCGGCGGAAACGTCTCCCCCTCCTGGATCCCCACCATCGTGTGTACGGATTATTATGGCAACCCGCACGCCATCCCCAATTACTGGTCCTCGGAATATCAGACCAACTTTCGCAATCTGATCATGGCCTTTGGGGCGCGCTATAACAACGACCCGCGCGTGGCGTGGGTGGAGGTGAGCACCGGCGCCTATGGGGAGAACCAGCCGGCGCCGGACTACTTCGACGCCTGCCTCATCTCCGCCGGCTACGGCGACCAGGGCGCCTGGGAACAGGTCGTCAAAAACATCATCACCTGGTACCGCCAGGCCTTCCCGAACAAGCCCCTCATGACCCAGCACTACCCGCGCTTCCGCAGTGACTCGGAGCGCGTGCACATCGCCGACTACGCCGCGACCCTCTACGTCGGCTTCAAGGGGGATGGCCTGATTCCCGATCGTGACAAAGCCCTGCGCCGCGACGATCCTTCTCATCCGCAGTACCGCTCCTTCCTGGACGACCCGGCGGTCAGCTACTCGGACACGGTGCCTATCGGTTTCGAGACCTACCGCTTTTACCTGCCGGATGACACCCTGCTGTATTGGGCGATCCTGAACGCCCTGGACAAGCACGCCGATTACCTGACGCTGGATGAGAACGTGCTGAAAGACGTCGCCGGCGGGACTTCCATCTGGCCCATCCTGCGCTTTGCCAATGCGCACCTGGGCAGGGACGTGCACGACACGCCGGATGTATGGGTGGCACTGCGCGAGAGCGGCTATACCTACTACCCGCAGTGGGGCAATTACCGCTTCTTCCTGGAGCAGGATAATGATGCGCCCGGCGGGCGCACGGTGCCGCTGACGTGGCGGCCGGCCGGCACCGGGCCGTACCAGATCCAAAATCCCAACGTGGAGGCCGGCCAATCCTTCCTGGGCACCACGAAAGAGGGCTGGATCTGCCGGCGCACCGACCAGGCCTCCGGCAATCCCTTCATGTACTTCGACGTGGATGACCGCTACCTCTTCGGCGGCTCCAACGTGGTCTCCGTGACGGTGACCTATTTCGACCGCGGCACCGATACCTGGACGCTGGAATATGACTCGGCTGACGGGATTACGAAGAGCGCCGGCACCGTCACCAAGACCAACTCCAACACCTGGAAGACCCAGACCTTTACCCTGGAGGACGCCCATTTCGCTAACCGCCAGCCGGCCGGCAACGATTTTCGCATCAACAGCAACGGCGACGGCGATGAAATCGTCCATTTCGTCATCCTGAAGCGGCTGACCGAACCGACTCCCACACCCACAGCAACCAGCACTTCGACGCCGACCGGCACGCCGCCGACCCCCACGCCGACGCCGACCATCACCAATACGCCCACACCGACCCCCATCCCCACCACCGTCTGCTTCCGCCAGGGAGATGGGGGATACGCCGGCAGCATTGACGCCAATATCTCCGGCTATACCCCCGACCTGAACGACGGCAGTGGCAATTTCATCCGCCTGAAATCGGACGGGGCGATCGCCAGCCTGCTGAAGTTCGACGTCTCCAGCATCCCGTCAGACCGCTATGTGGTGGACGCCCGGCTGTCCGTGTATGCCAGCCAGCGCGATAAACCCTATCCCGTCTATGTCTCCTCGTATCAAGTGCTGAAAGAGTGGGTGGAGAGCGAGGTGACATGGCGGATCGCCCGCACGGGAGTGCCCTGGTCGGTGCCGGGATGTAACGGCATCGGCACGGACCGGCTGGGCACCAGCACCGACACGCGCCTGCTGGACGGCGAGGGCATCTGGGTGGAATTTAACGTCACCGATATGGCGCGGGACTGGGTGGCCCATCCCGAAAATAACCACGGCCTGATCCTGATCGCTACCGGGCCGGTCACCCTGCAGTACAACCTGCTCAGCTCGGAATTCTGGACCACCAGCTTCCGGCCCCGCCTGTGCGTGTCGTACTTGCCTCCGCCGCCGACGGCTACCCCGACGGCGACGCCCACGGCTACCGCGACCCATACGCCGACCGGCACCCCGACGCACACGCCTACGCCGTCGGTGACGCCGACGCCCAGCGCCACGGCCACGGCCACAGCGACGGCTACCTCCACGCCGACCGCTACCCCCACGCCGACCACCGGCATCATCGCCGGCACCGTCTGGAACGACTTGAACGGCAACGGCATCAAAGATGAAGGCGAACCCGGCCTCCCCGGCGCCACCGTCACCCTCAAGGACCGCTTTGGCACCGTCCTGCAAACCTGGGTGACGGCCTCCAACGGTCTGTACCGCTTCTCCGGCCTGAACCCAGGGATCTATATTGTCACGGAGACCAACCCGCCCGGCTTCCAGTCCACCACCCTGGATGAGTGGTGGGTGACCGTCATTGCCAACTGGACGGTGACGGTCAACTTCGGCGACTGGATACCCGCGCCGACAGCCACACCTACCCGTACACCGACCAGCACGCCCACCATCACACCCACGCCCACGGTCTCGCCGACGCCGACCATCACCGGCACGCCGACCCGGACGCCGACCATCACCCCGACGGGCACGCACACGCTGACGCCGACGCCGACGGTAACCGGCACACAGGTCCCTACGGCCACGCCGACGCGCACGCCTCTGCCGCCGGGCATGCTGGACCTGAGCGGAGCGGTGCCGGCCGCCTGCGGGGTTTCGTACGCCGGCGACACGCGCGGCGCGCCGGCACGCGTGGACACCTACTCCTGCATCCCAAGCTGGCCGGAAGCCGGCCCGGAGCAGGTCTATATCCTCACCACAAGCGTCACCCAGGATATCACCGTGACACTATCTTACGTGGCGCCCACCGAAGTGGATGTCTTCATGCTGGACGCGCCCTACGGCACCAACTGCGTGGATGGCGGGTTCGGGGATACCTTTGCGGTCCTGCGGAACGCCCCGCCTAAGACGTACTATATCGTGGTGGATACGTTCAGCGGCTTCGGGACGCCGGCCCCCGGCCCATACCTCCTCAACATTACCTGCCCGGCCGGCCCGTTCCCCACGCCCACGCCGACCCACACCGCGACGGCCACACCCACGCCTACCGCCACGCCGGGGAACGTGCTCCTGCCGCTCATCATCCGGCTCTATCCCATCCCGACGCCAACGCCGACCGTCACCCATACCTTCACCCCTTCGCCGACACCCACGCTGGCGGCCACCCCCATCCCCACCACGGTGGTCCTCCAGCAGGGCGGCGGGGGATACAGCGGGACGCTCGACACATGGATCAGCACCTGGGACGGCACCGCCAATTATGAGGGCCAGCCCTTGCTGACCTTCCGCGGTGGGGACCGCGACCGCATGTCCATGCTCTTGCGCTTTGATGTCAGCGCCATCCCGGCGGACGCCCATATCGTGGAGGCGCGGTTGGACCTGTTCGCCACGGATGTGTTCAACCCCGCCGGCACCTGGGCCGGCAGTTACGCCGTGCGGCGCGAGTGGGTGCCGGGAGAGGTATCCTGGCTCTACGCCCGCAGCGGTGTCATGTGGGGCGACGGCGGCTGTAACCTGCCCCCGGAGGACCGCGATGCCGATCCCACGGACCTGGTCTTTATCGAGGGGGAAAACACCTGGTTCTCCTGGGATATCACCAGCATGGTGCAGGAGTGGGTGGCCGGCACCAAGCCCAACTACGGCCTGATCATCCGCTGTCCTGGCACACCAGTGAGCGCCAACGTCCAGCACGACTTCATGGCCTCGGAGGGCTCTCCGGTCGAACTGCGGCCGAAGCTGACCATACGCTACTGGACAGTGCCCTGA